In the Agarivorans sp. Alg241-V36 genome, one interval contains:
- the rpsF gene encoding 30S ribosomal protein S6: protein MRHYEIVFMVHPDQSEQVPGMIERYSAVITDNGGSIHRLEDWGRRQLAYPIEKLHKAHYVLLNIEASAEVVDELETAFRFNDAVIRNMIMRTKSAATEMSPIAKAKDERPARRDDERPARREEAAPATEEAPAVEAKEESASEE, encoded by the coding sequence ATGCGTCATTACGAAATCGTATTCATGGTCCACCCAGACCAGAGCGAACAAGTTCCAGGTATGATCGAGCGTTACTCAGCAGTTATCACAGATAACGGCGGTAGCATTCATCGTTTGGAAGACTGGGGCCGCCGTCAATTGGCTTACCCAATCGAAAAATTGCACAAAGCCCACTATGTTCTTTTGAACATCGAAGCTAGCGCAGAAGTTGTTGATGAATTGGAAACTGCTTTCCGTTTCAACGATGCTGTTATCCGTAACATGATCATGCGCACTAAGTCTGCTGCTACAGAGATGTCTCCAATTGCTAAAGCTAAAGATGAGCGTCCAGCTCGTCGTGATGATGAGCGTCCAGCTCGTCGTGAAGAAGCTGCTCCAGCAACTGAAGAAGCACCAGCAGTAGAAGCTAAAGAAGAGTCAGCTAGCGAAGAATAA
- a CDS encoding ABC transporter substrate-binding protein codes for MRLFLVLATAFISFFSHANDNWSDIEKQAKGQTVYFNAWAGADNINAYIRWAGEQVKQRYGVELEHVKITDTANVVSRILAEKVSGRTNGGSVDLVWVNGENFRALKEAKLLYGPFSQYLPNLALTDANNPALLYDFTIPVEGYESPWGGAQLTFYYDGARIKQAPASMQALLEYLQQSPGLFSYPAPPSFYGTTFVKQALFETIDDTEQLYQPVNKQTFDKVTSKLWAYLDQLHPLMWRRGQSFPSGSGQMQQLLNDGELSIAFSFNPNDPAAAIEQGLLPDSVRSYVHQVGTVGNTHFLAIPFNSDASAGAMVVANFLLSPEAQARKADLTYWGDPSVLALAKLSDEQQQFFAGQQNQASLSAEDRAKVLGEPHATWVALLEAEWLRRYSR; via the coding sequence GTGCGTTTATTTTTGGTTTTAGCGACCGCCTTCATCAGTTTTTTTTCCCATGCCAACGATAATTGGTCAGATATCGAAAAGCAGGCCAAGGGGCAAACCGTTTATTTTAATGCTTGGGCTGGCGCCGATAATATTAATGCCTATATTCGTTGGGCCGGAGAGCAAGTTAAACAGCGTTACGGCGTTGAACTTGAGCATGTAAAAATTACCGATACCGCCAATGTGGTTAGCCGTATTCTGGCAGAAAAAGTGAGCGGGCGAACCAATGGTGGCAGTGTTGATCTGGTTTGGGTTAACGGCGAGAATTTCCGCGCCTTAAAAGAGGCCAAATTGCTATATGGGCCATTTAGCCAGTACTTGCCTAATTTAGCACTTACCGATGCCAATAACCCGGCCTTACTGTATGACTTCACCATTCCTGTTGAAGGTTATGAATCGCCTTGGGGCGGTGCTCAGCTTACTTTCTATTATGATGGTGCTCGTATCAAACAAGCGCCAGCGTCGATGCAAGCCTTGCTTGAGTACTTGCAACAAAGCCCTGGTTTATTTAGTTACCCAGCGCCGCCAAGCTTTTACGGAACCACCTTTGTAAAACAAGCCTTGTTTGAAACTATTGATGATACCGAGCAGCTTTATCAGCCAGTAAATAAGCAAACTTTCGATAAGGTGACCAGTAAGCTTTGGGCATATTTGGATCAGTTACATCCTTTAATGTGGCGCCGTGGTCAAAGCTTTCCTAGCGGCAGTGGCCAAATGCAGCAACTGTTGAATGACGGCGAGTTGAGCATTGCGTTTAGCTTCAATCCTAACGACCCAGCTGCCGCTATTGAGCAAGGTTTGTTACCAGATTCGGTACGTAGTTATGTGCATCAAGTGGGTACTGTTGGTAATACCCACTTTTTAGCGATTCCCTTTAATAGCGATGCCAGCGCCGGAGCCATGGTAGTGGCTAACTTCTTGTTATCGCCAGAAGCGCAAGCACGTAAAGCCGATTTAACTTACTGGGGTGACCCCTCGGTATTGGCCTTAGCAAAACTCAGTGACGAACAGCAGCAGTTTTTTGCTGGGCAACAAAATCAAGCTAGCTTAAGTGCTGAAGACCGCGCCAAAGTATTGGGCGAACCTCATGCTACTTGGGTGGCATTATTGGAAGCAGAATGGTTGCGTCGCTATAGTCGATGA
- the priB gene encoding primosomal replication protein N: MSENRLVLQGRVLRAPKRSTSPAGVAHCQFWLEHRSQQQEAGFSRQAYCQIAVVASGDILKQDSSHISMGCEVRVSGFINSHKAANGTYRLVLHASEIDLLSRG; the protein is encoded by the coding sequence ATGTCTGAAAATAGATTGGTTTTGCAGGGGCGAGTTTTACGCGCACCAAAACGCTCTACCAGTCCGGCCGGTGTTGCACATTGCCAATTTTGGCTGGAGCATCGTTCGCAGCAACAAGAAGCTGGATTTTCTCGCCAAGCCTATTGCCAAATAGCAGTAGTTGCCAGTGGCGATATTTTGAAGCAAGATTCATCGCATATAAGTATGGGGTGTGAAGTAAGAGTAAGTGGCTTTATAAATAGCCACAAAGCGGCCAACGGCACATACCGATTGGTACTTCATGCTTCTGAAATTGATTTGTTATCACGAGGATAA
- the rplI gene encoding 50S ribosomal protein L9, with the protein MEIILLDKIANLGGLGDQVNVKAGYARNFLIPQGKAVPATKANVEVFEARRSELEAKLAETLKVSEARAEKLNALEAIVVEAKAGEEGKLFGSIGTRDIADVVTAAGVEVVKSEVRLPNGVLRNTGEVEVVIQVHTDVSATVTLQVVAAE; encoded by the coding sequence ATGGAAATTATTCTATTAGACAAAATCGCTAACTTAGGCGGTTTGGGCGATCAAGTTAATGTTAAAGCAGGTTACGCACGTAACTTCTTGATCCCACAAGGTAAAGCTGTTCCAGCAACTAAAGCTAACGTAGAAGTTTTTGAAGCTCGTCGTTCAGAATTAGAAGCTAAACTAGCTGAAACTTTGAAAGTATCTGAAGCTCGCGCTGAGAAACTAAACGCTCTAGAAGCGATTGTTGTTGAAGCTAAAGCTGGTGAAGAAGGTAAACTATTCGGTTCTATCGGTACTCGCGACATCGCTGATGTTGTAACTGCTGCTGGTGTTGAAGTAGTTAAATCTGAAGTTCGCCTACCTAACGGTGTACTACGTAACACTGGTGAAGTTGAAGTTGTAATTCAAGTTCACACAGACGTAAGTGCTACTGTTACTCTACAAGTTGTTGCTGCTGAATAA
- a CDS encoding c-type cytochrome encodes MNKLIIALALSLPFVASTATAAPAKAPLCAACHGANGMATIPGYPHLAGQNEQYLVSSLKAYRDKQRNGGQAAVMQGQAAGLSDAEIAELAAYFAKM; translated from the coding sequence ATGAACAAATTGATTATTGCACTGGCATTGTCACTCCCATTTGTTGCATCAACCGCAACGGCGGCTCCAGCTAAAGCACCTTTGTGTGCCGCTTGTCATGGAGCTAATGGAATGGCTACGATTCCGGGCTACCCGCATTTAGCTGGCCAAAATGAACAATACCTAGTGTCTTCGCTAAAAGCTTACCGCGATAAGCAACGCAACGGTGGTCAGGCTGCTGTAATGCAGGGCCAAGCCGCTGGTTTAAGTGATGCCGAAATTGCAGAGTTAGCTGCCTACTTCGCTAAGATGTAA
- a CDS encoding ABC transporter permease: protein MSELSKKAVVLFPVVTCALLMLPLLFGFIDTVLPAFGYFPIASREQFSLSIWQQLFSYSSLWQSLLLTIFTGWAAALLSLVSALWLIMHCYQSRWWQFLEKTLAPFLAIPHAAMAIALLFLLAPSGWLIRLVSPWLSGFNYPPLWQTTQDSWGLSLILALWVKELPFMLLVLMSACSQLPVKRSLALGQSFAYSNQQVWKDILFPQLIKRIRLPFFTVLAFSLTVVDVAQIIGPSKPVTLALLVWQWFSDSNIDMRLVGAAGSLLLLAVVLLSVALCIGLEKLYLTRRLSKAMRGIRKAPRSPILARSVLVALVLSLVLSLLVILIWSITWRWRFPDALPAEWSLHYWQQAGSYLLQPLVNSLSIALVSAAISLVLVLGCLEYQLKQARPSRWWSLMMYLPLLLPQVVFLFGVQVQLFKYRLDGNLITVIWAHLIFVLPYVYLSLAGSYRAFDKRYMQAAVSLSHSYWRSFISVKLPMLTRPIGLAFAIGFAVSIAQYLPTLFVGAGRVSTLTTEAVALASGGDRRVTAVMVIWQTMLPLLVYSAAIAWPKWRYRHFRGMHS from the coding sequence ATGAGTGAGCTTTCCAAAAAGGCAGTAGTGTTATTCCCAGTAGTGACTTGCGCACTACTGATGCTGCCTTTGCTGTTTGGTTTTATTGATACCGTACTACCTGCTTTTGGCTACTTTCCTATTGCTTCACGGGAACAGTTCAGTTTAAGTATTTGGCAGCAGCTATTTAGTTACTCTTCACTGTGGCAATCTTTACTACTGACGATTTTTACTGGCTGGGCTGCGGCTTTATTGTCATTGGTCTCAGCGCTTTGGTTGATAATGCATTGCTACCAGAGTCGTTGGTGGCAGTTTCTTGAGAAAACCCTGGCGCCGTTTTTAGCCATACCCCATGCTGCAATGGCCATTGCTTTGTTGTTTTTGCTAGCGCCAAGCGGCTGGTTAATACGCTTAGTTTCACCCTGGCTCAGCGGTTTTAACTACCCTCCTTTATGGCAAACCACGCAAGACAGTTGGGGCTTAAGCCTAATACTTGCGCTGTGGGTAAAAGAACTACCATTCATGTTGCTGGTATTGATGTCGGCTTGCTCCCAGCTGCCTGTAAAACGCAGCTTAGCGCTTGGCCAAAGCTTCGCTTACTCAAACCAGCAAGTATGGAAAGACATCCTATTTCCGCAGCTAATCAAACGTATTCGTTTGCCGTTTTTTACAGTATTGGCTTTCTCGCTTACCGTGGTTGATGTGGCGCAAATTATCGGTCCCAGTAAGCCAGTGACATTAGCGTTACTGGTTTGGCAGTGGTTTAGCGATAGCAATATAGACATGCGCCTAGTAGGAGCGGCTGGTTCTTTGCTATTGCTAGCCGTTGTACTGTTAAGTGTGGCTTTGTGTATTGGCTTAGAAAAGCTCTATCTTACTAGGCGCTTGAGTAAGGCTATGCGCGGTATCCGTAAAGCGCCTCGCAGCCCTATATTAGCGCGTAGCGTATTAGTGGCCTTGGTGCTTAGCTTAGTGTTGAGCCTACTGGTAATCCTTATATGGTCGATTACTTGGCGATGGCGCTTTCCTGATGCATTACCCGCAGAGTGGAGCTTACATTACTGGCAACAAGCGGGCAGCTATTTGTTGCAGCCTTTAGTTAATAGTTTGAGCATCGCTTTGGTCTCAGCTGCGATTAGTTTGGTATTAGTGCTTGGCTGCTTGGAATATCAACTTAAGCAGGCTCGCCCTTCGCGTTGGTGGTCATTGATGATGTACTTGCCGCTGTTACTACCTCAAGTGGTGTTTTTATTTGGGGTGCAAGTGCAGCTGTTTAAGTACCGCTTAGACGGCAATCTCATCACAGTTATTTGGGCCCACCTAATATTTGTTTTGCCCTATGTTTATTTGTCTCTGGCTGGCAGTTATCGCGCTTTTGATAAGCGTTATATGCAAGCAGCGGTGAGCTTATCGCATAGCTACTGGCGTAGTTTTATCTCAGTGAAGTTGCCTATGTTAACTCGCCCGATAGGTTTGGCTTTCGCGATTGGCTTTGCCGTTAGTATTGCTCAATACCTGCCCACTTTGTTTGTGGGTGCCGGTAGGGTTAGCACTCTAACCACCGAGGCGGTGGCACTGGCTTCTGGCGGCGATAGGCGAGTGACCGCAGTAATGGTGATATGGCAAACCATGCTGCCATTGCTGGTGTATAGTGCCGCTATTGCCTGGCCTAAGTGGCGGTACCGGCATTTTAGAGGAATGCACAGTTAA
- the rnr gene encoding ribonuclease R has translation MQNQAVSATLKSTLLAALSEEMAPVSKDWLKALCNEQQQSQFSTSLAELLDEGAIVTTRIGAYTLPERLGLVTGTIIGHRDGFGFLKTTQEGTDLFLPAKEMRKVFHNDFVLAAPSSMDKRGRREGQVIRVLKPGKLELVGRFFVEGNHRYVVPDDSRINQDILIGKNDTAGARQGQVVVIEVISRPAVPKLAVGKVTDILGEKMAPGMEVQVALRNHDIPHEWPNAVTKAVSKLEEEVDEASKQNRVDLRDLPLVTIDGEDARDFDDAVFCEAKKSGGWRLWVAIADVSYYVRPDAALDKEALNRGNSVYFPDQVIPMLPEQLSNGLCSLNPKVDRLCMVAEMTISAAGRLSGYKFYEAVMHSHARFTYNKVAAILDGDEALAQRYSEQVPHLQELHRLYSALKVSRAQRGGIELETQETRFIFNAQRKIEQIVPLTRNDAHKMIEECMIQANVAAAKFVEKHQQAILYRVHDRPGKERLTNFRGFLNELGLPLGGGEEPQPSDYFKLVEAIQERPDLELIQTMLLRSMMQAVYQPDNIGHFGLALKSYAHFTSPIRRYPDLLLHRVIKFLVNKLEAEAAGKTVKNKWTVTGGFSYQDDEMDKFGEVCSMTERRADDATREVSDSLKCEYMQDHVGTVLPATIAAVTGFGFFARLDEFHIDGLVHINSLRGDYYHYDAARQVLVGEKTGKRFRIGDAVTVKVASVNMADRKMEFVIVNKDGQADEFDRPERRGKDGARGKRFAKPGEEREAGKRSDKKKPRHRDSKNKGKRRKPSSASDSTKQAESENKGGFSPWQQRDPAAKKAKSNNEASAKTRKKPKKKRKQRPGKQERNAAKQQKN, from the coding sequence ATGCAAAATCAGGCTGTGTCGGCCACACTAAAATCGACCTTGCTCGCCGCCTTAAGCGAAGAAATGGCGCCCGTGTCTAAAGACTGGCTTAAAGCGCTTTGTAATGAACAGCAACAAAGCCAGTTTTCTACAAGCCTTGCTGAATTACTCGATGAAGGTGCCATAGTCACAACCCGGATTGGGGCTTACACTTTGCCCGAGCGCTTAGGTTTAGTCACCGGAACCATTATTGGCCACCGAGATGGTTTTGGTTTCTTAAAAACCACCCAAGAAGGCACCGATTTATTCCTGCCCGCTAAAGAGATGCGCAAGGTTTTCCACAATGATTTTGTATTGGCTGCGCCCTCTAGCATGGACAAGCGTGGCCGCCGAGAAGGTCAAGTCATTCGGGTATTAAAGCCGGGCAAGCTCGAATTGGTTGGTCGCTTTTTTGTAGAAGGCAATCACCGCTATGTAGTGCCAGATGATTCTCGAATCAATCAAGACATCCTGATTGGTAAAAATGACACAGCCGGCGCTCGCCAAGGTCAAGTGGTGGTTATTGAAGTCATTAGCCGTCCTGCTGTGCCGAAACTTGCAGTAGGTAAAGTGACCGATATTCTTGGCGAGAAAATGGCGCCAGGCATGGAAGTGCAAGTGGCTCTGCGAAATCACGATATCCCGCACGAATGGCCAAATGCGGTGACTAAAGCGGTAAGCAAACTCGAAGAAGAAGTGGATGAAGCGTCTAAGCAAAACCGCGTCGATTTGCGTGATTTGCCATTAGTCACCATTGATGGTGAAGATGCTCGAGATTTTGATGATGCAGTTTTTTGTGAAGCAAAAAAATCTGGAGGCTGGCGCTTATGGGTAGCCATTGCTGATGTGTCTTATTATGTGCGTCCAGACGCTGCATTAGATAAAGAAGCCCTTAACCGGGGTAACTCGGTGTACTTCCCCGACCAAGTTATTCCTATGTTGCCCGAGCAGCTGTCTAACGGCTTATGTTCGCTTAATCCTAAAGTTGATCGTTTGTGTATGGTTGCCGAGATGACTATCTCTGCAGCTGGGCGCTTATCGGGTTATAAGTTTTATGAAGCGGTCATGCATTCACATGCGCGCTTTACCTACAATAAAGTGGCAGCGATCCTTGATGGTGATGAAGCGCTAGCACAGCGCTACTCTGAGCAAGTTCCGCACTTGCAAGAGCTGCATCGTTTATACAGTGCCTTAAAAGTGAGCCGCGCGCAGCGAGGCGGCATTGAGCTAGAAACTCAAGAAACCCGCTTTATCTTTAATGCCCAGCGTAAAATTGAGCAGATTGTTCCGCTTACTCGCAATGATGCACACAAAATGATTGAAGAGTGCATGATTCAAGCAAACGTGGCAGCCGCCAAATTTGTTGAAAAACATCAACAAGCGATTTTATATAGGGTGCACGATCGTCCAGGCAAAGAGCGTTTAACTAACTTTAGAGGCTTTTTGAATGAGTTAGGTCTGCCTTTAGGTGGAGGCGAAGAGCCGCAACCTAGCGACTACTTCAAACTGGTAGAGGCGATTCAAGAACGGCCTGATCTCGAGCTGATTCAAACCATGCTATTACGCTCGATGATGCAGGCGGTGTATCAGCCCGACAATATTGGTCACTTTGGTTTGGCGCTTAAATCTTACGCGCACTTCACTTCGCCAATTCGTCGTTATCCTGATTTATTGCTCCACCGAGTGATTAAGTTTTTAGTGAACAAGCTTGAAGCCGAAGCTGCTGGCAAAACCGTTAAAAACAAATGGACGGTCACTGGTGGCTTCTCTTATCAAGATGATGAAATGGATAAGTTTGGTGAAGTGTGTTCAATGACCGAACGCCGCGCCGATGACGCCACTCGCGAAGTATCTGACAGCCTTAAATGTGAATATATGCAAGATCACGTGGGTACGGTGCTGCCTGCCACTATTGCAGCGGTAACTGGTTTTGGCTTTTTTGCCCGCTTAGATGAGTTTCACATCGACGGCTTAGTGCATATCAACTCTTTACGTGGCGACTATTATCATTATGATGCAGCTCGCCAAGTGCTGGTGGGTGAAAAAACCGGCAAGCGCTTTAGAATTGGAGATGCTGTTACGGTTAAAGTGGCCTCGGTGAATATGGCCGACCGTAAAATGGAATTTGTGATTGTTAATAAAGACGGTCAAGCGGATGAGTTCGATAGGCCAGAGCGACGTGGTAAAGATGGCGCTCGTGGTAAGCGTTTTGCTAAGCCTGGCGAAGAGCGTGAAGCAGGCAAGCGTAGCGATAAAAAGAAACCTCGCCATAGAGATAGCAAGAATAAAGGTAAACGCCGTAAACCGAGCTCTGCGAGTGACAGTACCAAACAAGCTGAGAGCGAAAATAAAGGTGGTTTTAGCCCATGGCAGCAACGAGACCCCGCTGCTAAAAAGGCTAAATCAAATAATGAGGCCAGTGCTAAAACGCGCAAAAAGCCTAAAAAGAAACGCAAGCAACGCCCTGGAAAACAAGAGCGTAACGCTGCTAAACAACAGAAGAATTAA
- the rlmB gene encoding 23S rRNA (guanosine(2251)-2'-O)-methyltransferase RlmB: MSQQVIYGLHAVQALLERSPERIIEVYALKGRQDDRLLPLLNELRRLGASVQFMPRKALDDKAESSQHQGIVARVKAGRGYNENDLKQLVESSNAPLFLVLDGVTDPHNLGACLRNADAAGVAGVIVPKDKSVQLNATVRKVACGAAETVPLVVVTNLARTLRELQQLGVWVVGTAGEAEQFIYDSKLQGPMALVMGAEGSGMRRLTRETCDELVKLPMLGAVSSLNVSVAAGICLFEAVRQRR, from the coding sequence ATGAGCCAACAAGTTATTTATGGTTTGCACGCAGTGCAAGCTTTGTTAGAGCGAAGCCCTGAGCGAATTATCGAAGTTTACGCCTTGAAAGGGCGTCAAGATGACCGCTTGTTGCCCCTGCTTAATGAACTTCGCCGTTTAGGCGCGTCGGTGCAGTTTATGCCACGCAAGGCCTTAGATGACAAAGCGGAGAGCTCTCAGCACCAAGGTATTGTCGCAAGGGTGAAAGCTGGTCGTGGTTATAATGAAAACGACCTAAAACAGTTAGTAGAATCAAGTAATGCGCCTTTGTTCTTGGTATTGGATGGCGTGACCGACCCACATAACTTAGGTGCGTGTTTACGAAATGCGGATGCCGCGGGTGTCGCTGGAGTGATTGTCCCAAAAGATAAATCGGTGCAGTTAAATGCTACGGTGCGAAAAGTGGCCTGTGGTGCGGCCGAAACCGTCCCGCTGGTAGTCGTAACCAACCTTGCAAGAACTTTGCGTGAGCTGCAACAGCTTGGCGTTTGGGTGGTAGGCACTGCCGGCGAAGCCGAACAATTTATTTACGACAGCAAGTTGCAAGGCCCAATGGCGTTGGTAATGGGCGCCGAAGGTAGCGGTATGCGCCGCTTAACTCGCGAAACCTGTGATGAGTTGGTGAAGTTGCCAATGCTAGGTGCGGTGTCGAGTTTAAATGTATCGGTAGCCGCCGGAATATGTTTGTTTGAAGCGGTTCGCCAGCGTCGTTAA
- the rpsR gene encoding 30S ribosomal protein S18: protein MARFFRRRKFCRFSAEGVVEIDYKDTATLKNYITESGKIVPSRITGTSAKYQRQLARAIKRARYLALLPYTDLHK from the coding sequence ATGGCACGTTTTTTCCGTCGTCGTAAATTCTGCCGCTTTTCAGCGGAAGGTGTTGTTGAGATCGATTATAAAGATACAGCAACATTGAAAAACTACATCACTGAAAGTGGTAAAATTGTACCTAGTCGTATTACTGGTACAAGCGCTAAATACCAACGTCAACTTGCACGCGCTATTAAACGTGCTCGTTACCTGGCTCTATTGCCATACACTGATTTACATAAGTAA
- a CDS encoding ATP-binding cassette domain-containing protein gives MLKIENFSLALAKQNLLSNLTMSVGAGEIVTIMGPSGCGKSSLLAAIAGTLDEGFTCSGSISLAGKSLLDMPQSQRQVGILFQDDLLFPHFNVAQNLQYGLVQSKQPQAKQVIEQALADAGMPGYQQRDIASLSGGQRARVSVLRSLLAEPKLILLDEPFSKLDKPLRKQFRQFVRDKIEELAIPAILVTHDAEDCLQAPPISFFS, from the coding sequence ATGTTAAAAATTGAAAATTTTAGTTTAGCCCTAGCTAAGCAAAACCTATTAAGCAATCTTACTATGTCGGTAGGGGCAGGCGAAATTGTCACTATTATGGGGCCAAGTGGTTGCGGAAAATCCAGCCTTTTAGCGGCTATTGCCGGCACCTTAGATGAAGGATTCACTTGTTCGGGAAGCATTAGCTTAGCGGGGAAGTCTTTGTTAGATATGCCGCAATCGCAGCGCCAAGTGGGAATTTTGTTTCAAGATGATTTATTGTTTCCGCATTTTAATGTAGCGCAGAACCTGCAATATGGTTTAGTACAGTCTAAGCAGCCTCAAGCGAAGCAAGTTATTGAACAGGCGCTAGCTGATGCTGGAATGCCAGGTTATCAGCAGCGCGATATCGCCAGTTTATCCGGCGGCCAGCGGGCGAGGGTGAGTGTATTGCGCAGCTTGTTGGCCGAGCCTAAATTGATATTGCTCGATGAACCTTTTAGTAAGTTAGATAAACCCTTGCGTAAACAGTTTCGTCAGTTTGTTCGAGATAAAATTGAAGAGCTAGCCATCCCCGCCATTTTGGTTACTCACGATGCTGAAGACTGTTTACAGGCACCGCCTATTTCGTTTTTTTCCTAG